A window of Hevea brasiliensis isolate MT/VB/25A 57/8 chromosome 14, ASM3005281v1, whole genome shotgun sequence contains these coding sequences:
- the LOC110646222 gene encoding L-type lectin-domain containing receptor kinase S.4-like isoform X2 encodes MQAILSGRAFQAWVDYNSTQNLIEVRLSPSSIKPRSPILSFEVDLSPFLQDYMYVGFSSSTGLLASTHYILGWSFTMNGMAQSLSLSSLPSLPGPKKSHKVLIAAVTFSAVLFIILVVAMSFYLIRKIKNADVIEEWEFDVGPHRFSYQELKKATRAFRDKELLGFGGFGKVYKGTLPNSSTQVAVKRISHESKQGVREFMSEIASIGRLRHRNLVQLLGWCRRRGDLLLVYDFMPNGSLDKYLFDEPQAILKWEQRFNIIKDVASGLLYLHEGWEQTVIHRDIKAGNVLLDSELNGRLGDFGLAKLYERGSNPSTTRVVGTLGYLAPELTRTGKPTTSTDVFAFGALLLEVVCGRRPIEPKALPEELILVDWVWEKWKSGAILDVVDPRLNDEFDELEAVVVLKLGLMCSNNTPNMRPSMRQVVRYLEGEVSLPEVVAAPDAYDGKKGDGGSGGEFEDYVHSFPLSSNFEKLSTWSCGGDHGDVDIEAGSTSFLSHSDRNEGR; translated from the exons ATGCAAGCGATATTG AGTGGTAGGGCCTTTCAAGCTTGGGTTGATTATAACTCAACCCAGAATCTAATAGAGGTTAGGCTTTCACCTTCTTCCATAAAACCAAGATCTCCCATCTTGTCTTTCGAAGTAGATCTTTCTCCTTTCCTCCAAGATTATATGTATGTTGGGTTCTCTTCATCAACCGGTTTGCTGGCAAGCACTCACTATATTCTTGGATGGAGTTTTACTATGAATGGAATGGCTCAATCTTTATCTCtatcttctcttccttctcttcctgGGCCTAAAAAGAGTCACAAAGTGTTGATTGCAGCTGTCACATTTTCAGCTGTTTTGTTCATAATCTTGGTCGTTGCTATGTCTTTTTacctcattagaaagatcaagaaTGCAGATGTGATAGAGGAATGGGAGTTCGATGTTGGTCCTCATAGGTTTTCTTATCAAGAACTCAAGAAAGCAACAAGGGCCTTCAGAGACAAAGAGCTTCTTGGGTTTGGTGGATTTGGCAAAGTTTATAAAGGAACTCTACCAAATTCTAGTACTCAAGTTGCAGTCAAGCGAATCTCTCATGAATCTAAACAAGGTGTGAGGGAATTTATGTCTGAGATTGCTAGTATTGGTCGTCTTAGACACAGAAATTTGGTTCAGTTGCTGGGTTGGTGTCGCCGGCGAGGTGACTTACTACTTGTCTATGATTTCATGCCTAATGGGAGCTTAGACAAGTACTTGTTTGATGAGCCTCAAGCCATTCTCAAGTGGGAACAAAGGTTCAATATTATTAAAGATGTTGCTTCTGGCCTTCTGTATTTGCATGAAGGATGGGAACAGACTGTGATTCATAGAGACATAAAGGCAGGCAATGTGCTGTTAGATTCTGAGCTAAATGGAAGACTTGGTGACTTTGGCCTTGCCAAATTATATGAGCGAGGCAGTAATCCTAGCACCACTAGGGTGGTTGGCACTTTGGGTTACTTAGCACCCGAGCTAACAAGAACAGGCAAGCCTACTACTAGCACAGATGTGTTTGCATTTGGTGCACTACTGCTTGAAGTGGTGTGTGGAAGGAGACCTATCGAACCTAAAGCGTTGCCTGAGGAGCTCATTTTGGTGGACTGGGTGTGGGAGAAATGGAAAAGTGGTGCAATTCTCGACGTCGTGGATCCAAGATTGAATGATGAGTTTGATGAGCTTGAGGCTGTTGTTGTGTTGAAATTGGGGCTAATGTGTTCCAACAACACACCCAACATGAGGCCTTCAATGAGGCAGGTTGTGAGGTATCTAGAGGGAGAAGTGTCATTGCCTGAGGTGGTTGCAGCCCCAGATGCATATGATGGGAAAAAGGGTGATGGTGGTAGCGGTGGGGAGTTTGAAGATTATGTGCATTCATTTCCACTCTCATCAAATTTTGAGAAGCTCAGTACATGGTCATGTGGGGGTGATCATGGGGATGTTGATATTGAAGCTGGTTCAACTTCTTTTCTTTCACATTCTGATAGAAATGAAGGCAGATAA
- the LOC110646222 gene encoding L-type lectin-domain containing receptor kinase S.4-like isoform X1: MSQKLSFFLFFLFFLSNPVFSQLDELFSHGFDHAKSNMSIYDGAEIEDNGILRLTNDTLRLKGHAFYSNKIQFKNSSTGRALSFSTAFAFAIVPEYPKLGGHGFAFTISPSKELPGSLPSQYLGLLNASDIGNFSNHIFAVEFDTVKDFEFGDINDNHVGIDINSMISNRSVPAAYFLDNSTMVNLTLQSGRAFQAWVDYNSTQNLIEVRLSPSSIKPRSPILSFEVDLSPFLQDYMYVGFSSSTGLLASTHYILGWSFTMNGMAQSLSLSSLPSLPGPKKSHKVLIAAVTFSAVLFIILVVAMSFYLIRKIKNADVIEEWEFDVGPHRFSYQELKKATRAFRDKELLGFGGFGKVYKGTLPNSSTQVAVKRISHESKQGVREFMSEIASIGRLRHRNLVQLLGWCRRRGDLLLVYDFMPNGSLDKYLFDEPQAILKWEQRFNIIKDVASGLLYLHEGWEQTVIHRDIKAGNVLLDSELNGRLGDFGLAKLYERGSNPSTTRVVGTLGYLAPELTRTGKPTTSTDVFAFGALLLEVVCGRRPIEPKALPEELILVDWVWEKWKSGAILDVVDPRLNDEFDELEAVVVLKLGLMCSNNTPNMRPSMRQVVRYLEGEVSLPEVVAAPDAYDGKKGDGGSGGEFEDYVHSFPLSSNFEKLSTWSCGGDHGDVDIEAGSTSFLSHSDRNEGR, translated from the coding sequence ATGTCCCAGAAACTGTcttttttcttgttttttctcttttttctttcgaACCCAGTTTTTTCCCAGCTAGATGAGCTCTTCTCCCATGGTTTTGATCATGCCAAGAGCAACATGAGCATATATGATGGTGCTGAGATTGAAGATAATGGCATACTTCGCTTAACAAACGACACTCTCCGCTTGAAAGGCCATGCTTTTTACTCCAATAAAATCCAATTCAAGAACTCTAGCACTGGCAGAGCTCTCTCCTTCTCCACCGCCTTTGCTTTCGCCATAGTTCCTGAATACCCAAAGCTCGGCGGCCATGGTTTTGCTTTCACCATCTCTCCCTCAAAGGAGCTCCCAGGGTCTCTTCCAAGCCAGTACCTAGGCCTACTCAATGCAAGCGATATTGGTAATTTCTCCAATCACATCTTCGCAGTTGAATTTGATACAGTTAAAGATTTTGAGTTTGGTGATATTAATGATAACCATGTTGGTATTGATATAAATAGCATGATATCAAATAGATCTGTTCCTGCTGCTTATTTTCTTGATAATTCTACCATGGTGAATTTGACTCTCCAGAGTGGTAGGGCCTTTCAAGCTTGGGTTGATTATAACTCAACCCAGAATCTAATAGAGGTTAGGCTTTCACCTTCTTCCATAAAACCAAGATCTCCCATCTTGTCTTTCGAAGTAGATCTTTCTCCTTTCCTCCAAGATTATATGTATGTTGGGTTCTCTTCATCAACCGGTTTGCTGGCAAGCACTCACTATATTCTTGGATGGAGTTTTACTATGAATGGAATGGCTCAATCTTTATCTCtatcttctcttccttctcttcctgGGCCTAAAAAGAGTCACAAAGTGTTGATTGCAGCTGTCACATTTTCAGCTGTTTTGTTCATAATCTTGGTCGTTGCTATGTCTTTTTacctcattagaaagatcaagaaTGCAGATGTGATAGAGGAATGGGAGTTCGATGTTGGTCCTCATAGGTTTTCTTATCAAGAACTCAAGAAAGCAACAAGGGCCTTCAGAGACAAAGAGCTTCTTGGGTTTGGTGGATTTGGCAAAGTTTATAAAGGAACTCTACCAAATTCTAGTACTCAAGTTGCAGTCAAGCGAATCTCTCATGAATCTAAACAAGGTGTGAGGGAATTTATGTCTGAGATTGCTAGTATTGGTCGTCTTAGACACAGAAATTTGGTTCAGTTGCTGGGTTGGTGTCGCCGGCGAGGTGACTTACTACTTGTCTATGATTTCATGCCTAATGGGAGCTTAGACAAGTACTTGTTTGATGAGCCTCAAGCCATTCTCAAGTGGGAACAAAGGTTCAATATTATTAAAGATGTTGCTTCTGGCCTTCTGTATTTGCATGAAGGATGGGAACAGACTGTGATTCATAGAGACATAAAGGCAGGCAATGTGCTGTTAGATTCTGAGCTAAATGGAAGACTTGGTGACTTTGGCCTTGCCAAATTATATGAGCGAGGCAGTAATCCTAGCACCACTAGGGTGGTTGGCACTTTGGGTTACTTAGCACCCGAGCTAACAAGAACAGGCAAGCCTACTACTAGCACAGATGTGTTTGCATTTGGTGCACTACTGCTTGAAGTGGTGTGTGGAAGGAGACCTATCGAACCTAAAGCGTTGCCTGAGGAGCTCATTTTGGTGGACTGGGTGTGGGAGAAATGGAAAAGTGGTGCAATTCTCGACGTCGTGGATCCAAGATTGAATGATGAGTTTGATGAGCTTGAGGCTGTTGTTGTGTTGAAATTGGGGCTAATGTGTTCCAACAACACACCCAACATGAGGCCTTCAATGAGGCAGGTTGTGAGGTATCTAGAGGGAGAAGTGTCATTGCCTGAGGTGGTTGCAGCCCCAGATGCATATGATGGGAAAAAGGGTGATGGTGGTAGCGGTGGGGAGTTTGAAGATTATGTGCATTCATTTCCACTCTCATCAAATTTTGAGAAGCTCAGTACATGGTCATGTGGGGGTGATCATGGGGATGTTGATATTGAAGCTGGTTCAACTTCTTTTCTTTCACATTCTGATAGAAATGAAGGCAGATAA
- the LOC110646214 gene encoding probable E3 ubiquitin-protein ligase RHC2A, with translation MSSPAASYWCYRCSRFVRAWRQLGAEDRITCPYCETGFVEELEIQEDMGNRRFPPPSSSAAAAAATAAMLMIGNLPSTDQTNPLRRTRRNAGNRSPINPVIVLRGGGAGQSDSGENEGSGRGFELYYDDGSGSGLRPLPPSMSEFLLGSGFERLLDQISQIEINGLGRFEHPPASKSAIESMPTVIISECHTSMESHCAVCKEPFELESEAREMPCKHIYHSDCILPWLSLRNSCPVCRHELPGDDETGNGQVRGENNSEEEAVGLTIWRLPGGGYAVGRLAGARSGMRELPVVYTEMDGGFNNGGLPRRISWGARGGSRGRENGGGGGGGGHGGWLDLGRALRHWFTCFSGGVAGEGSNSDSRIRRGRSRSFWLFNNTASSRRRTRR, from the coding sequence ATGTCATCGCCGGCAGCCTCGTATTGGTGCTACAGGTGCAGCCGTTTCGTTCGAGCATGGAGGCAGCTAGGGGCGGAGGACAGAATCACCTGTCCATATTGCGAGACCGGATTCGTCGAAGAGCTTGAGATCCAAGAAGATATGGGGAACCGGAGATTTCCTCCACCGTCTTCTTCTGCGGCTGCCGCGGCTGCCACTGCTGCTATGTTAATGATAGGTAACCTTCCGTCTACAGATCAAACTAATCCTCTTCGTAGAACCCGCAGGAACGCCGGTAACCGCTCCCCGATTAACCCCGTTATTGTGCTTCGCGGAGGAGGGGCAGGACAATCCGACAGTGGTGAGAACGAGGGTAGTGGACGAGGATTCGAGTTGTATTATGACGATGGAAGTGGGTCTGGGTTGAGACCTTTGCCGCCCAGCATGTCGGAATTTTTACTGGGATCTGGTTTTGAAAGGTTATTGGATCAGATATCGCAGATTGAGATTAATGGGCTTGGTCGATTCGAGCACCCGCCGGCATCGAAATCAGCGATTGAGTCGATGCCGACTGTAATTATAAGCGAGTGCCACACCTCTATGGAGTCGCACTGTGCGGTTTGTAAAGAGCCCTTCGAATTGGAATCGGAGGCGCGAGAAATGCCGTGTAAGCACATATATCATTCCGATTGTATACTTCCATGGCTGTCACTTCGAAATTCGTGCCCAGTTTGCCGCCACGAGTTGCCTGGGGACGATGAAACTGGTAACGGACAGGTAAGAGGGGAAAAtaatagtgaggaggaggcggtGGGATTGACAATATGGAGGTTGCCGGGAGGTGGGTATGCAGTGGGGAGGCTTGCTGGAGCAAGGAGTGGGATGAGAGAGCTGCCTGTGGTTTATACAGAGATGGACGGTGGGTTTAATAATGGGGGTTTGCCTAGAAGGATATCATGGGGGGCAAGAGGAGGGAGCAGAGGGAGAGAGAACGGAGGTGGCGGTGGAGGAGGAGGACATGGTGGTTGGCTTGATTTGGGTCGGGCTTTAAGGCATTGGTTTACTTGTTTTAGTGGTGGAGTTGCTGGAGAGGGCTCAAATTCAGATTCAAGAATTAGGAGGGGAAGGAGCAGGTCTTTTTGGCTTTTTAATAACACGGCTTCTTCAAGGAGGAGAACGAGAAGGTGA
- the LOC110646211 gene encoding glycerol-3-phosphate acyltransferase 5-like, whose translation MEHSVVSELEGSLLKDPDPFSYFMLVAFEASGLLRFALLLILWPVICLLDVLGVGDSGLKLMIFVATAGVRESEIESVARAVLPKFFMDDIDMETWKVFNSYDKRVVVTKMPRIMIERFVKEHLRADEVVGSELAVNRFGLATGFIKCVHIDSFISRRVAKLFTDEKPTSGLGRTTSASPFLSLCKEQMHPPFIMEQKEHAHQLIVPLPVIFHDGRLVKRPTPSTALLIILWIPLGIILALLRIVVGIMLPMWAKPYLSRLFGGKVIVKGKPPPPASYGSSGFLFVCTHRTLMDPVVLSTVLRRKIPAVTYSISRLSEILSPIPTVRLTRIREVDAEKIKRELIKGDLAVCPEGTTCREPFLLRFSALFAELTDRIVPVAMNYRVGFFHATTARGWKALDPIFFFMNPRPVYEVTFLNQLPVEATCLSGKSPHDVANYVQRMLAATLGFECTNFTRKDKYRVLAGNDGTVSYTSFLDQMKKAVSTFKPFFH comes from the exons ATGGAGCATTCTGTTGTTTCAGAGCTTGAAGGAAGTCTTCTCAAAGACCCTGACCCCTTCTCCTACTTCATGTTAGTTGCATTCGAGGCATCGGGTTTGCTTCGTTTTGCTTTGTTGTTGATTTTATGGCCTGTCATTTGCTTATTAGACGTATTAGGGGTGGGAGACTCTGGCCTAAAGCTAATGATCTTTGTTGCCACTGCTGGTGTTCGTGAATCGGAGATTGAATCGGTAGCAAGAGCTGTTCTGCCCAAGTTTTTTATGGATGATATtgacatggagacatggaaagtTTTCAACTCCTATGATAAAAGGGTTGTGGTGACTAAAATGCCTAGGATTATGATCGAGAGATTTGTGAAGGAGCATTTGCGAGCTGATGAAGTTGTTGGAAGTGAACTCGCAGTGAACCGATTTGGACTCGCCACAGGTTTTATTAAATGTGTGCACATTGATTCTTTTATCTCTAGGCGAGTTGCCAAGCTGTTTACAGACGAAAAGCCCACTTCAGGATTGGGAAGGACTACTTCAGCTTCTCCATTCTTGTCTCTATGCAAG GAACAAATGCACCCACCATTCATCATGGAGCAGAAGGAACATGCCCACCAGCTCATCGTGCCTCTTCCGGTGATCTTTCATGATGGCAGGCTCGTCAAGCGCCCAACACCATCCACTGCTCTGCTCATCATCCTATGGATTCCATTGGGAATTATACTTGCATTACTGAGGATCGTGGTGGGAATAATGTTACCGATGTGGGCTAAACCCTACTTGTCGCGATTATTTGGAGGCAAAGTCATCGTCAAAGGCAAACCACCACCGCCAGCTTCCTATGGCAGTAGTGGTTTCCTTTTCGTATGCACTCACAGAACTCTAATGGATCCTGTGGTATTATCCACAGTGCTCAGACGGAAAATTCCTGCAGTAACATACTCCATTTCACGATTATCAGAGATCTTATCTCCGATCCCCACCGTCCGATTAACAAGAATCCGGGAAGTGGATGCAGAGAAAATCAAACGGGAATTAATCAAAGGAGATCTGGCGGTATGTCCAGAGGGAACAACATGCAGAGAACCATTTCTATTGAGATTTAGTGCACTTTTCGCAGAATTAACAGACCGAATAGTGCCAGTGGCGATGAATTACAGGGTAGGATTTTTCCATGCAACTACAGCTAGAGGGTGGAAAGCTTTGGACCCTATCTTTTTCTTCATGAACCCTAGACCAGTTTACGAGGTGACATTCTTGAATCAGCTGCCAGTGGAGGCTACATGCTTGTCTGGGAAGAGCCCACATGACGTTGCAAATTATGTGCAGAGAATGTTAGCCGCTACGTTAGGATTTGAGTGTACAAACTTTACAAGAAAGGACAAGTACAGGGTGCTTGCAGGGAATGATGGAACTGTATCATATACTTCTTTTCTTGATCAGATGAAGAAGGCAGTGAGCACTTTCAAGCCCTTTTTTCACTAA